CGTGATGTTGGCCTACAATTTGATGAGCGTGTTCCGGCAGGCGTTACTAAAAGCGCCGAAAGCGGTTCGCCTTTCCACGATGCGCTTCCAATGCTTTGCATTAGGAAGCTGGGTCGGACGAAATGGCCGAAAGAAGGTCCAACGGATCAGTTTGCCGCGGCAACGCCGGGCTTGGTTCGACGGATTATTCGCCAGCATCAACGCCTTTAAGGCGCCATGGCCGATCCCAACCTAGTTCCTAATGCAAGATTTGGATCAAGGACAGCCGGTCGCTACTTCTCGGCCGCGATCATCGCGATCCAGATCTCCTCGCGGCCGCCGTTCTCGTCTCGGGCGAACTTGCCGTTGCCCCGCCTCCCGTCGTCGCCTTCCCAGTAGACGTGCGACCTCCGGAACCCCGCCTCGGCCAGCAGCTCGCGGATCTCGGCGACGGTCCAGACGCGCCAATCGTAGGTGAAGACGTCCAGCATCTTCCGCCCGCCCTTGGGCTTGAAGTGCATCGCGCAGCGGGCCGTGTTGTGCACCGGGTCGTAGTCGTACTGCTCCCAGTAGTAGGTGAAGCGGGGGTGGACCGTGCTCTCCTTGTTCGGCCGGTGGACGCCGCCTCCGCCGAAGCAGTCCATCGCCAGCACGCCGCCGCGGCGGAGGTTGCGGAAGCAGTTCTTGAAGTAGGCCTTGAGCGCCGCGCGCTCCTTGAAGATGAAGTAGGAGAAGTTCATCGCCATGATCAGGTCGCTCTTCGGCCCGCCGGGCGCGAGGACGTCTTTGCGCTCGATCGCGACGCGCCGCCTCTGCTCGGGCGCCAGCCGGGACAGGAAATACCTCTTTCCGTACGCGATCGGCTTCGCGCCGAGGTCGCGCCCGTAGGCGCGGTAGCCGGGGCCGAGCTTGACCCACTCGCAGCACACGCCGAAGGTCCCGCAGAAGTCCTCGCGCAGGAGCTTGGGCCCCCGGCCTTTCAGCTCCCGGTACATCTCCCGGAAGAAGCGGACGTCGGCGTCGGGCTGCTGGACGGCGGCGGCGTAGAGGGCGTGCTTATCGATGGCTCAAGTCTAGCAGTAAAAAATGGGACCAAAGCGTCACAGCGCGGGCATGGAGCGGGGGGGCGTTACGCGCTAGGCTGTGCTCGCGGATACGGGAGGTTCCCATGCACGGATGGACGAGCCGGTTCTCAGGCCTGTGGCAGGCCGCGCTCATGATCTTTTTCGCCTCGGTCGTCGTCGGCCCTCACGGGCTTCGGGACGCCGACCGCTGACGCCGTGTGGGCCCGGTGGCAGGGCACGCATAAGGTCTCGAGGTTGACGAGGTGATGGGCGCAGCTGATCTCGCCGTGCGCGCCGAGGCAGGGCGCGATGTGGTTGACCTCGAGCGGGCGGCCGCCGCCGCAGCGCACGCAGGCGTACTTGTCCCGCCGTTTCGCCGCGCGCCGCGCGCGCGGCCACCAGTGGTTCTTCCAGAACGCCGTCGCGCAGCGGTCCCGGCACCACATGCGCCGAGCCGCGGGCAGCGCCTGCGCGCACCAGGAGCAGGCTCCGGCCGCCGGCTTGGCCAGCGCGCAGCGCGACACCAGCTCGGCGCTCTTCGTCATGCCCGCTATTCTAACAAGCTGAATCGGTGTCAGGCATTCCGCTTTTTTCAGTTTTCGCCCCGCTCGCGCGGAAAACTGAAAAAAGCGGAATGCCTGACACCAAGATTATCGTTTGTTATGATCGTCGGATGAAGCGCGCGATCGTCGCGGGGCTGCTCGGCGTCCTGTGCGCCGCCGCTGTCTTCGCGGCCGCGGTCTCCTTCGCCCCGTTCCAGACGCACATGGCGCTGCGCCGGCTGGCGCTGCGGCGGGGCGGCGCCCAGCGCGTGCCCGCCGGGCCGCTGCTCGCCTATGAGCTGAGCTCCTGCCGCCCCGGGGCGCCGTGCCGCTGCGTGGCGCTCGTCCACGGGATGGGCGACTCGGCGATGACCTGGGACAAGACCATGCTCGGCCGCGGCGGCGCGACGCTTCCCCCCGAGGGGATCATGCTGCTCGCGGTGGACATGCCCGGGACGGACGGCTCGGCGCCCGCGGCCGACTACGGCATCCGGGCGCAGGCGCGCGTGCTGCGCGCCGCGCTCGAGCCGCGCTGCCCGGAATGGACCGTGGCGGGCAACAGCCTCGGCGGCTGGATCTCGGGCTGGCTCGCCGTGGACTGGCCCCAGGGCGTGCGCCGCCTCGTGCTCGTCAACGCGGCGGGGCTCAGCGACCCGACCGCGCGCTCTCTCGAGGCGGCGAAGGTCCTGGCGGACCCGACGATCCCGGCGATGAAGGCCTTCAACGCCAAGGCCTACGGCAAGCCCCGGGCGGTGCCGGATCGGGCCTGGCCCGCGGCCGTGGCGTCCATCCGCGCGCGGCCCACGCGCGCGATCCTGGAGGCGCTCAAGCTCGAGGACGTCCTCGACTCCCGCCTCAAGGACGTGAAGGCCGACACGGTCATCCTGTGGGGGAGCGCCGACGGCGTCCTGCCCGCGGAGTTCGCCGAGCGCTTCCGCAAGGGCGTGCGCGGCTCGCGCGTGGAGCTGGTTCCGGGATGCGGCCATCTGCCCCAGCAGGAGTGCCCGGAGAGCGTCTCGCGGGCGTTGTTCGGCGCGAAGCTCTAGGCGCCGGCTACTTTCGGCCGGACCAGTCGGCCGCGCGCTTCTCGTCCGACATCTTCCGGAGCTGCTCGTCGGCGCGGCGGACCTTGCGGGCGGCCTTCGCCTTGGCGGGCTTTTCGGCGGTCTTCTCGGCGAGGCCCGCGACGGGCTTGAGGGGGGCGAGCGGGTCGACGAGGCTGATCGTGATCGCCTGGCCGGAGCCGAGGCGCGTGGAGCCGGTGACGCCGCCGGCGGGCATGGTGAGCTGATGACTCATGATCTGACGCATCAGGGGGTCGTGGGTGACCGTGGGGCTGGTGACCTCCGCCGAGGCGGACAGCGCCGCCATCGTCAGCAGCGCCGCGAACATCGCCGTCATGAGCTTGGTTCCCATGTCCTTTCCTACTAAGAGGATAGCGGGAAAGGGCTTCGACGCTCAGTGTCCTAGGGCCCGGGAGGGCCTAGGCCCATGGACCTAGGCTACTCGTTCGAGGACGCCTGGATCTTGCCCAGGTACTTCTCGTCCACGGGCGGCTCGGCCAGCCGGCCGGAGGCGGACGGCGCGTTCGGCGACGCGAAGCCGGTCATCTGGCCGCTGCTGAAGGCCCCGGCCGCGCCCTTGATGTCGTCCTCGGTCTTCTGCAGGCGCGTGTAGGTGATCTCGATGCTGCCGAGCGAGGCCGCCTTGGTCTTGATGACCTGCTCGGCGGTGGCGCCGCCGGAGGAGGAGCCGTTGGACGCGATCGAGCCTCCCGTGCCGGAGGGGGAGCCCGAGGCCCCGGACACGGCCGCGGAGTCGGCGGCGGCCTGGCGGCCCATGCCTTTCGCCTCGTCGGAGGGGTTGGTCTGGTCGGCGGCCTGGTTCGGAGAGCCGGTCTGTCCGGCGTTGTTGATGCCGGGGGTGGCGGGGGCGTTCCGGCCCGCCTGGCCGCCGCCGGAGGACCCGGTGAAGCCGGCGCTCTCGGCGCGGGCCATCTGGACCTTGTCATGGAAGTCCGGGATCTCGCCGGGGGCGCGGGTGCCGGCGCAGAGGCCCTTGCCGCAGACCTGGACCTCTCCGTCCGGCGTCACGATCCCGTAGCGGTTGTCGCCGAGGTCGATGACGGGATAGGGATTATCGCTGCGCGCGTCGGCCATCTCCTTCTGGAACTCGGCCGGGGAGAACGCCGGCGGGTCGCTGAACATGCCGACGCTGTTGGAGGCGTTGATGGGAGGCGCGGGCGGGCCGATGAAGCCGGGCTGCTTGTCATAGGGGAGGCCGGACTCGGCGGCGCGCTTCGCCTGCTCCTTCTCCCACGCGGCCTTCTGCGCCTCCTCCTCGGACGTGCACAGGCGGTAGGGAACGGTCCCGCACTTCTTGAAAAACTCGTCGTTCGCCGTGGACGGGTTGGCCTGATTCCCGAGCAGCTGGATCGGCGCCGTGCCGGCGTTCCTCATCAGGTAGTCGACGCAGGACGGGATCGCCGGCTGGGGGCACTTCCCGGAGGTGCGCACGGCCTCGCGGAGGTTCAACTGGGCGGCGGTGCAGGCGACGTAGGGCACGGTGCCGCACTTGAAGACCATCTCGTCGATCGGGCCGGCGCCGGGGGCGAGCAGGAAGGGGCTCGAGTTGCCGGCGGGCATGGTGAAGCCGGTTCCGGCGCCCGCGGAGAAGGGCTGGGCCGCGGCGGAGGCGGCGATCAGGAGCAGCGCGGCGGCGAGGGGGTTCGGGGTTTTCATACGGATTCTCCGTTCTTTCCTGCGACCCCCACAGCATAGCCCCGGGGGCCCCTTCGCGCCATAGGCCTAAGGGCCCAGGCGTCAATGGGTCCTAAGACCCAGAACGGCTCTGCCGTAACAGGGTCATTGACCTTTGGCCGCGCTTATCCTAATATGCCGCCCACGATTCAAACGGCTCAAGGGGATCAATGATCAGATTCGGCACTTCCGGGTGGCGCGGCGTCGTTTCGGACGACTTCACGTTCCAGAACGTTCGCAAGGTCGCCCACAGCGTGGCTGGGTGCGTGAAGGAGAGCACCGAGGTCGGCTACAACAGCGACGATTACCGCCAGTTCCTGGCGGGGACGGCGCCCTCCCGCGTGCCGACCGTCGTCGTGGGCTACGACACCCGCTTCCAGTCCGAGGATTTCGCGCACGAGGTCGCCGCGGTGTTCGCCAACGACGGCATCCGGACCTTGCTCGCCTCCGCCGACCTGCCGACGCCGGCCGTCGCCTGGGCCGTGCTCGCCAACAGGGCCGTCGGCGGCGTGATGATCACCGCCTCCCATAACCCCGCCCAGTACAACGGCTTCAAGTGGATGCCCTACTGGGGCGGCTCGGCCTCCCCGAACGTGACCAACGACCTGGAGCGCCGCATCGAGCTCCTCGGCGACCACGCGATCAAGACGATGACGGACGAGCGGTCGACCCGCGAGGCCTGGGTCGACAAGGTCGACTTCCGGAAGTCCTACTTCGACCAGCTCGAGAGCCTGCTCGACGTCAAGGCCATCAAGAAGGCCAAGCTCAAGGTCGGCGTCGACGCGATGCACGGCTCCGCGCGCCTGTACCTGCGCGCGTTCCTGGAGGAGCGCCTGGGCGTGGAAGTCTTCGCGCGCAACGAGGACCGCGACGTCCTGCTCGGCGGCATCTCGCCCGAGCCGACGCCCGAGTCCACGGCGGACCTCGCCGAGCAGGTCAAGAAGCAGAAGCTCCACCTCGGCCTCGCCTGCGACGGCGACGGCGACCGCTTCGGCATCATCGACGCGGGCGGCGTCTGGATCCAGCCGAACGAGGTCATCGCGCTCGCCTACGAGCACCTCGTCGTCAACCGCGGCCTGAAGGGCAAGGCCGCGCGCTCGGTCATGACTTCCCACTTCATCGACGCCGTGGCCAAGTCCCACGGCTCGGAGACGCGCGAGACGCCGGTCGGCTTCAAGTACCTCGGCGAGCTGCTGCGCTCGGGGCCCTTCCTGATCGCCGGCGAGGAATCCGGCGGCCTCTCGATCCGCGGGCATGTTCCTGAAAAAGACGGCATCCTCGCCTGCGTCCTGATGCTCGAGCTCGTCGCCTTCGAGAAGAAGCCGCTGACGACGGTGCGCGACCGGCTGTTCAAGGGCCTTGGCGCCTTCCACGGCGCCCGCCTCAACTACAAGATGGACCGCCTGCGCGACATCATCGAGCTCGAGGCGCGGCTGAAGACGAAGCCGCCGCTCGAGCTCGCGGGGTCCTCGGTCTGGCGCATCGACCAGGCCGACGGCTTCAAGTTCATCCTGCGCGACGGGGCCTGGCTCGGCCTGCGCAGCTCCGGCACCGAGCCGGTCTTCCGCGTGTACGCCGAGGCGCACACGCCCAAGCGCCTGGCGGAGATGATCGACGCCGGCAAAAAAATGCTGTCGGGGAAATTCTAAACATGGCTAAAATCGAATCCGTTCGCGCTCAAGAGATACTGGACAGCCGGGGCTTCCCGACCGTCGGGGTCGAGGTCGTCCTTTCGGACGGGTCCGTCGGCTGGGCGGGCGTGCCCTCGGGCGCGTCCACCGGCGAGCACGAGGCCGTCGAGCTGCGCGACGGCGACAAGGCCCGCTACTTCGGCAAGGGCGTCCTCAAGGCCGTGGCCAACGCCAACGGCGAGCTCGCCAAGGCCGTGAAGGGCCGCGAGGCCTCCGACCTGGCCGGCCTCGACGCCGTGATGATCGCGCTCGACGGCACCCCGAACAAGGGACGTCTGGGCGCCAACGCCATACTCGCGGTCTCCATGGCGACGGCCCGCGCCGCGGCCGCCTCCGCCAAGACGCCGCTGTACGCCTTCCTCCGCCAGGCCTACGGCATCACGTCCGACAAGTGGCTACTGCCCGCGCCGATGCTCAACGTCGTCAACGGCGGCAAGCACGCCGACAGCGGCCTCGACGTTCAGGAGTTCATGATCGTCCCGGTCGACGCCCCGACCTTCGCCGACGCCCTGCGCGCCGGCGCGGAGATCTACCAGATCCTCAAGAAGAAGCTCGCCGCGCTCAAGATGACGACCGCGGTCGGCGACGAGGGCGGCTTCGCCCCGCGCCTGAAGACCCACCTCGAGGTCCTCGAGATCCTCGCGGCGTCGATCAAGGAAGGCGGCTACGAGGGCAAGGTGCGCCTGGCGCTCGACTGCGCGGCCAGCGAGTACCACAAGGACGGCAAGTACGTCCTCGAGGGCAAGGCCCTGAGCAGCGTCGAGATCGCCGAGGTGTACGCCGGCTGGGCGGCCAAGCACGGCATCGTCTCCATCGAGGATCCCCTGGACGAGAACGACTGGTCCGGCTGGGCGGCGATGACGGCCAAGCTCGGCGACCGCTTCCGTCTGATCGGCGACGACCTGTTCGTCACCAACCCGGAGTTCCTGGCGCGCGGCATCAAGGAGAAGGCGGCCAACGCCATCCTCATCAAGCTCAACCAGATCGGCACGATCACCGAGACGGTCAAAGCCGTCACCGACGCGCAGAATGCCGGGTTCTCGACGGTCATCTCCCATCGGAGCGGGGAGACCGAGGACGCGTTCATCGCGGACCTCGCCGTCGCCCTCAACGCGGGCGCCATCAAGACCGGCGCGCCGTGCCGCTCCGAGCGCCTGGCCAAGTACAACCGCCTCCTGCAGATCGAGGCGGCCCTGGGCAAGAAGGCCAGCTACGCGGGCGGCTCCGCGTTCGCGGCCACGGCCGGAGCGCGGTGAAGGACCGGGCCCGGCGCGCGTCCGCTTTCGTCCGCGCGCACTGGGGCCGGCTGCTGACGGGCGCCGCGCTGATCTTCGTGTTCTTCGGCAACGGCGGCTTCCGCTCGCTGACGCGCAACTGGCTCGAGCTGCGCCGCCTCAACAAGGAGATCGTCGCGCTCCAGGCCGAGGAGAAGGAGCTCGACGGCCGCCTCAAGGCCCTGCGCTCCGGGGACGGCCCCGTCGAGCGCCTCGCCCGCCGCGAGCTCGGCTACATCAAGAAGGGCGAGATCGAGTACCGCTTCCCGCCGCCGCAAAAGAAGCGCTAGAGGCGAACCTGGTCCAACGGGATCGCTCGCACCTTTTCCGCGAGGGGGAAGGTCTCCTGCCCGGCATGGACCACGTCGAGCCGGTGGAGCTTTAAATCCTTAAGCGCGATCTTCATGGAGGGAGTGAGGGCGGGCGCCTCGGTCCGCTTGAACTCAAAACCAAAGCGTTTTCCCCCTTTGACGACCAGAAGGTCGAGCTCAGCCCCGGCATGCGTCGCCCAGAAATAGCACTCCTCGGGCCTCGCGCCCAAAGTCCGGATCGCCGTTTCCAAGGCGAAGCCCTCCCAGGAAGCGCCGAGCCGAGGGTGGCTCTCGAGCGCTCCCTTGCTCTCTATGCCGAGCAAAGCGTGCAGGAGGCCGCTGTCCGATAGATAGACTTTCGGAGACTTCACCTGCCGCTTAGCGAGGTTCTCGTGCCATGGCTGGAGCTGGCGCACGAGAAAAGTCGCGGAGAGGGCGTCGAGATAATTCCGCACGGTCGTATCGGCGACCCCGAAGGAGCGGGCGAACTCCGAGGCATTCCAGATCTGGCCGTGGTAATGGGCCAGCATGGTCCAAAAACGATGCATCGTACGCGCCGGCAGGCCGAACCCAAGCTGGGGCAGGTCTCGTTCGAGGAATGCGGATATGAACTCCCGGCGCCACTCGACGCTGGCCGCCTCCGAGCGGGCGAGAAAGGCCCGGGGAAACCCGCCCCGCACCCAGAGTCGCTCCAACGAGGAAAGTCCCGCCTCGTCCAAACCCAACGGCGGGAGGATGTGATGTGCGATCCGCCCCGCCAGGGACTCCGAGCCTTGCCGTTTGAGGTCGGGCGAGGCGCTTCCCAGCAGAAGGAACTTCGCGGGCCGGCCCGGACGGTCGGCGAGCACGCGCAGGATCGGGAACAGCCCGGGGAGCCTCTGGACCTCGTCGATCACGACCAGTCCGCGCAGCCCGCGCAAGGCGAGCATGGGGTCGGCCAGACGCCCCAGATGGGCCGGGTCCTCGAGATCGAACCACGCGGCCGGACCGCGGCCGGCGAGGCGAGCCTCCTTGGCCAAAGTGGTTTTACCGACCTGACGAGCGCCCAGGATGGCGACCACGGGGTTCCTGGACAGCAGGGACTGCACGGCCTGGAGATGCCGGCGGCGCTGGATCACAAGGAAAGTGTACATTGAAAATTCGGTCTTTGCAACCGGATTTTCAATATACAAGGAAGGCCTTGACGCAGAGTAATGTGCATGTTTCGATAAACCTGCGTATAGTCATGCTCGAGCGGCTCTGCGCCCCGGCGACCTGCGCCTCGCGCACGACGCGCTGCGCGCGCTCGAATGATCAAGCGCCCTAGCTCTGTGAAAAAGATCGGGAGTGGGCCTAGGCGGTCCCGTTCATGTACCAGGATGCTTGTTTATTGGATGTAGAGCAGGAAGCCCGCTTCTGGAATGCCCGAGGTGCGGATGTTGAGGTAATACGTCCGGCCGGGTTCGATCCTGCATGCATTGAACATTTTCGCGTACTTGCTGCCGTCGTATGTCCAGTACACTCCTCCGGTGAGCGTTCTCGAGACGGCGCATCCGGCCGGCACGCCCGAGAATTGTCCCGGACACTCGCTGATCGCCATGTCCTTGAGGCCGCTGCCACGGTTGCCATCCTCAGTAGCGACGCGACCTCCTCTCTTGGACGCCGGCGTATACTTGTTGACGAATGCGTAGGCTTTGGGCTTGCCCGCCAGCACCTTGCTATCCAGCGGCATGCCGGGAGTGTTGAAGGCATAATGGAAGTTGCGCGGGGTATAGTTATCCCGCTGAGCGGTGCTGTACAGCAATGTTCCGGCCGGCGGCGCCGGACAATTGGCCGCGGTATTCGAGCCCGCAGACGGGTCTTCCGGCTTTCTCGCCCCGCCGCTCGGGGCCCGATCGCCGTTTGAAGGCGTGCAGGCGCCCTTCCCGGGCTGAAAAACCTTTTGGGGATTCCCGATGCATTCCTCTTCGTAAGCGGGAGAGAAATCGACGGGATATGAGCACAAGCATTCTCCCTCGGAATAGCCCGGCCGGAGGCAGTTGTTAGTGTCTCCATTTAAGCATAGCTGCCGACAGCTTGCCCCGGCCCAGTGGTAGCAGCGGCCGCTCGAATCCTTGAGAGGAAAATCTTCCGAACAGGCTACGGCGGCGCAGGAATCCGAGGAGGTCGGATCGGCGCTCGCGCCGCCGCCCTGAGCCGCGTTCCCGGAAGATTGCGTCCGGGCGCTCGCGGCGGAGGGGCGGCCGCTAAAAATGGGGCGGGCGGGACGCTCGGGGCGCGGAGCGGGCTCGGGAGGCTGGGCCTGAGGCTCCTCGACATCCTCGGACGGTTCGCCTTCATCCGCGGTCTCGTAATGCTGAGTGGTCTGAGGTTGCGCTCCGGCGAGCGCCGCGACGAAAGTCAGCGTCAGGGCGACGGCGAGATTCTTGAGCATGGTTTCTCCGGCCGGGACACAGTAGTACTAATAGGCGCCGCGACAGTGTCCACCTTTATATTTTTTATGATTGCGCCACCAGTTTTTTTCCTTCGGGACCTTCCCAGGCGGGCAAATCGGGGCATGGCCGGGCAGCGCGCTTCGCGTTGAGTTGGTGTACCTATGCCACGCCTCCTCGGCCTCCTCATGTGCCGCCAACGCCTCTTGGTACGCGCATGCGCTGGGATTTTCGTAGAGATACCGGCTGATCGCGTGGTGCGCCAGCGCTCTCCTCAACTGCCATTCTGTTTCGAGATCGTGACTGGCGATTCTGGCGAGGGCGAGCTGCTTTTTGATGTCGGCGGCCCGGGCCGCGGCCTGGGAACAATCCCGGCCGCCGGGGGCCCGTCCGGCATTCCGGGCGCCCTCGACGGCCTGACCCACCCCTGAGGCCGAACCGCCGCTGCCGGTGGATGAGAAGTCCGTGTTGGGTCTGTTTGTCTCCCTTCTTCCCCGCATCTGGAGCCCGGCTCCGCCTGAGTCCGCTTGAGCGGGCGGCCGTATAGCCTCCGGTTCGGGGGCTTTCACTTCGTCTTCGGCTTGGGCCCCCTCGGAAGCCTCCTCCTCGTCGGCCTGCGCTGCCGCGAAAGACGCGAACTGCGCCAGAATCAAGGCGACCGCCAGATTTTTGAGCATGTTTTCTCCTGATTTTTTGACGAGACGTATCAGTATTAGGGGCGGCCCTTGGGCCGGTCAACGGGTCAAAAATACCGTTAATGAGAAATGGATCGCCGCGCGCGAAGCCGCCGCGGAGAGATATGGGCTACAATAGGCCCATGTGCCCCGTCCTCCTGGCGTTCGGCCCCTTCAAGCTGTACGGCTACGGGGCCGCGATCACCCTCGGGGGCGTGATCGGCGCGCGGCTGCTGTGGCTGCGCCGCGAGAAGATGGGCCTGCGCGACGAGGAGTCCTTCTGGGCGCTGATCAACCTCGCCGTGCTGTCGGGCTTCCTCGGCGGCAAGCTCCTCTTCATGCTCCAGTACGGCGTCCGCCCCGGCCTGTCCCTGATGAACGGCTACTCCGCGTTCGGCGGCTTCGTCAGCGTGCCGCTCGCGGTCGCGGGCTTCGCGCTCTGGAAAAAGATCCCGGTGCTCAAGCTCGCCGACTACATGTTCCTCACCGCCCTGTTCTGGCACGCGTTCGGCCGCCTCGGCTGCTTCCTCGCCGGCTGCTGCCAGGGCCAGCCGACGAGCCTCCCGTGGGGCGTGACCTTCCGCGACCCCCGCTCGATGGTCCCGCCGGAGTTGCTCGGCGTCCGCCTCCACCCGGTCCAGCTGTACGAGGCGGCGGGGGACCTGATCGTCGCGGCGATCCTCTACCGCGTCCTGCTCGCGACCGAGAAGGGCAAGGTCGAGCCCGGGCTCGTCGCGGCCGGCCAT
The Elusimicrobiota bacterium DNA segment above includes these coding regions:
- a CDS encoding class I SAM-dependent methyltransferase, which produces MYRELKGRGPKLLREDFCGTFGVCCEWVKLGPGYRAYGRDLGAKPIAYGKRYFLSRLAPEQRRRVAIERKDVLAPGGPKSDLIMAMNFSYFIFKERAALKAYFKNCFRNLRRGGVLAMDCFGGGGVHRPNKESTVHPRFTYYWEQYDYDPVHNTARCAMHFKPKGGRKMLDVFTYDWRVWTVAEIRELLAEAGFRRSHVYWEGDDGRRGNGKFARDENGGREEIWIAMIAAEK
- a CDS encoding ATP-binding protein, with the protein product MYTFLVIQRRRHLQAVQSLLSRNPVVAILGARQVGKTTLAKEARLAGRGPAAWFDLEDPAHLGRLADPMLALRGLRGLVVIDEVQRLPGLFPILRVLADRPGRPAKFLLLGSASPDLKRQGSESLAGRIAHHILPPLGLDEAGLSSLERLWVRGGFPRAFLARSEAASVEWRREFISAFLERDLPQLGFGLPARTMHRFWTMLAHYHGQIWNASEFARSFGVADTTVRNYLDALSATFLVRQLQPWHENLAKRQVKSPKVYLSDSGLLHALLGIESKGALESHPRLGASWEGFALETAIRTLGARPEECYFWATHAGAELDLLVVKGGKRFGFEFKRTEAPALTPSMKIALKDLKLHRLDVVHAGQETFPLAEKVRAIPLDQVRL
- a CDS encoding prolipoprotein diacylglyceryl transferase, giving the protein MCPVLLAFGPFKLYGYGAAITLGGVIGARLLWLRREKMGLRDEESFWALINLAVLSGFLGGKLLFMLQYGVRPGLSLMNGYSAFGGFVSVPLAVAGFALWKKIPVLKLADYMFLTALFWHAFGRLGCFLAGCCQGQPTSLPWGVTFRDPRSMVPPELLGVRLHPVQLYEAAGDLIVAAILYRVLLATEKGKVEPGLVAAGHFAAYGIMRSSLEFLRGDTLPFLGPLTQGQALGAGLLAASAAILAWRSRCSPSC
- a CDS encoding phosphoglucomutase/phosphomannomutase family protein, translating into MIRFGTSGWRGVVSDDFTFQNVRKVAHSVAGCVKESTEVGYNSDDYRQFLAGTAPSRVPTVVVGYDTRFQSEDFAHEVAAVFANDGIRTLLASADLPTPAVAWAVLANRAVGGVMITASHNPAQYNGFKWMPYWGGSASPNVTNDLERRIELLGDHAIKTMTDERSTREAWVDKVDFRKSYFDQLESLLDVKAIKKAKLKVGVDAMHGSARLYLRAFLEERLGVEVFARNEDRDVLLGGISPEPTPESTADLAEQVKKQKLHLGLACDGDGDRFGIIDAGGVWIQPNEVIALAYEHLVVNRGLKGKAARSVMTSHFIDAVAKSHGSETRETPVGFKYLGELLRSGPFLIAGEESGGLSIRGHVPEKDGILACVLMLELVAFEKKPLTTVRDRLFKGLGAFHGARLNYKMDRLRDIIELEARLKTKPPLELAGSSVWRIDQADGFKFILRDGAWLGLRSSGTEPVFRVYAEAHTPKRLAEMIDAGKKMLSGKF
- the eno gene encoding phosphopyruvate hydratase, coding for MAKIESVRAQEILDSRGFPTVGVEVVLSDGSVGWAGVPSGASTGEHEAVELRDGDKARYFGKGVLKAVANANGELAKAVKGREASDLAGLDAVMIALDGTPNKGRLGANAILAVSMATARAAAASAKTPLYAFLRQAYGITSDKWLLPAPMLNVVNGGKHADSGLDVQEFMIVPVDAPTFADALRAGAEIYQILKKKLAALKMTTAVGDEGGFAPRLKTHLEVLEILAASIKEGGYEGKVRLALDCAASEYHKDGKYVLEGKALSSVEIAEVYAGWAAKHGIVSIEDPLDENDWSGWAAMTAKLGDRFRLIGDDLFVTNPEFLARGIKEKAANAILIKLNQIGTITETVKAVTDAQNAGFSTVISHRSGETEDAFIADLAVALNAGAIKTGAPCRSERLAKYNRLLQIEAALGKKASYAGGSAFAATAGAR
- a CDS encoding septum formation initiator family protein, with translation MKDRARRASAFVRAHWGRLLTGAALIFVFFGNGGFRSLTRNWLELRRLNKEIVALQAEEKELDGRLKALRSGDGPVERLARRELGYIKKGEIEYRFPPPQKKR
- a CDS encoding alpha/beta hydrolase, which codes for MKRAIVAGLLGVLCAAAVFAAAVSFAPFQTHMALRRLALRRGGAQRVPAGPLLAYELSSCRPGAPCRCVALVHGMGDSAMTWDKTMLGRGGATLPPEGIMLLAVDMPGTDGSAPAADYGIRAQARVLRAALEPRCPEWTVAGNSLGGWISGWLAVDWPQGVRRLVLVNAAGLSDPTARSLEAAKVLADPTIPAMKAFNAKAYGKPRAVPDRAWPAAVASIRARPTRAILEALKLEDVLDSRLKDVKADTVILWGSADGVLPAEFAERFRKGVRGSRVELVPGCGHLPQQECPESVSRALFGAKL